In the Desulfosporosinus acidiphilus SJ4 genome, TATAAATGTCTTTTTAATGACTATGTTCATATTAGCAGCTTTGGATTTATTGGTTGCTTCACTTAGAGGTGATTCTTTAGCGATATACACGATGTTTTTGTTTTTGGACTTGATTTTAACAATTATAGGTATAGTCTTCTGTTCGGATTTGTTAATTCGGCGGAGCCAAAAGTTAATAAGTTGTTTTTTATGTTACATGCTTTTTCTATGGACCTGCTTAACGATTATCAAGCTAATATATTTGGCATAAGTAAGGACTCTTTATACTGACTAAGAAAACTGTTCCTGCCAAGCATATACAGGAACATTTTTGGATTAATGGTTCTCGTCATTAAAAGAGAGCAATTCTGGTTTTAATTTTTTTCGAATGATATTTTCTATGATGTCCTTATGACGGGGAATATGGTCAATTCATCATATTTACTTATTTTAACGTTGATATTTAAAATCATGGAGGGAGGAGTATGTCAAGTAATTAGCGAATTGTATTACCAATGTACCTTTGTGCCGCAAAAAATCTTAATCTAAGGTTGCTGGCGTATGTTGCCGGTAAGATTAGTGCCTAGGAAAACGTTATGAAAACGTATGGTCTGACAGGTATGAGGCAAGTATTCAAAGGGGTGAGAAGATGGTCAAAGTTGATATTGAGGCCCTTCAGTATCTTGAGGAAAGAACGACATCTATCGTTATCGACTTGGATTTCAATCCATCTCTGGGTGGATGAGCTTGTTCCGTAGAGCACGTAACAGGTAGTTACGTTCCTACCATTTATTTAAGAGAACCTGAAGCCAGTGAAATTTTCAAATATAACGTTCAAAAAGTAGGTAACTTAAAAATATATTGTTCGCCGAGGATCGGAGTTGCTAACGGATATTCGGAAATTGAAATTAAACTCAGTAAACTGTTGTTTTTTAAGCGGCTGAAGTTAGCAGGGGCTAGGGCGCTATAACGCTAACGGTGTCTCCTGACAACTTTTTCACAAAGTTCCCATACTTTATTCATAGGAACCACATACCTCTGACGTAAAAAAGTAGTAAATTATAGGCAGGCAATAACTCCGGTTTCCCTGGAAGCATTGAGTTATTGTAAAACATAAGGAGGTGTTTGGTTCCTGTTATGTTGAAAGGGAGCAAAACGAAAACTATTGTTGTAGCTACTGCTATTACTACCCTTCTATCGGCAACGGCTGTATATGCAGCTTCGACCAACAGCAGTCCCGTACATCAAAAAGGTGGTTTTAAAAGCCATCTGGATAGCTTAGTTTCCTCAGGTACTTTGACTCAGTCTCAAGAAGATGCAATTCAAAACGCAGTTTCAACAGCCATGAAGACAAAGGCGTCTAAGGGCGAGTTTAAGAAAGGCCCGGCCCACGGATTTAAAACTGTTTTGGATGGTCTAGTAACAGCCGGGACTATCACCTCAGATCAAGAAACAGCCCTTGTAAACGCAGTTCAAGCTGCCATCAAGACCGGCGCAGCCAACGGCGAATTTAGGAAAGACCTTTCCGACAGATTTAAAACCGTTCTGGATGGTCTCGTAACCTCGGAGACTATCACTTCAGATCAAGAAACAGCCATCGAAAACGCAGTTACAACCGCTGTGAAGACGAACGCAGCTAAAGGTGAGTTTAAGAGAGGTCCTGGGAATGGAGTTAAAACTGCCCTGGATGGGCTAGTAACAGCCGGGACCATCACCTCAGACCAAGAAACAGCCCTTGTAAACGCAGTCCAAGCTGCCATGAAGACCGGCGCAGCCAACGGCGAATTTAAGAAGGACCTTTCCGACGGATTTAAAACCGTTCTGGATGGTCTCGTAACCTCGGGGACTATCACTTCAGATCAAGAAACTGCTGTTGAAAATGCGGTAACATCTGCCGTGAAGACAAGTAAATCTCGTGGTGAATTTAAACAAGGGGTTTCCAACGGAATTAAGACTGCTGTCGATGCTCTCGTAGCAAACGGTACAATTACTCAAGCCCAAGAGAATTCTGTCTTTAACAAGTAGAGTGCAATAAGTATGTTAAAGTAGTCTCCATTATAGAAGAGAGAACCCAATAAAGGCGGGTTCTCTCTTTCTTCTTGTGCTATCAGAGGTTGTTCTCGTCAATCGCGATAATTAATAATCAGAACGGGACAATGGGAATGAGCTAATACTCGCTGAGTAACGCTCCCAATGATAGTTCCCGTGAGAACCCCATGCCCTCGAGTACCCATAACGACTAAGTCAAACTCTCGTTTCATTTCATCTAAGATAGCCTTGGCAGGGGAACCAGATGTTTGTTTCTTTATTAAGTGTATGTTTGCTATCTTTTGATCATTTAAAGTAGCTTCGAAGACTAATTCCCCAGTCTTTTTTATTTGCTCAGGTGTCAGCAGAAAAAATCATAACCAAGATTATAGCCCAGGTATGCTTCTGAAGTGGGAGTTGCATGGAAAAGTTCAACTTCAATAGTTATTGTTATAAGCGTTGTGCCTTCATATCTTGAAATCCCTGATAAATGAGGTCGAAAAGCTGTTTTAACTCTTGCTCTTCAACGCAGGAGAAGGCAACGCGCACATCACTCTCGCCCAGTGAAATGACCCCTACGCCGTATTGATCAAGAAGGTGCAGACGTAAAGCCTCAGCCTTTACACCTTGTTTTAGTTTTAAACACATAAAGTAACCGGAATTAAATGGATAATAGTCCCAGGCATCGTTATAGATTCCCAGATTGAGGATTTGCTTGACTTGAACGGCCCGGTTTTTTAAAAGCTCGAATTTTTCATTCCTTTGAGCTTGGAACTCTGATGATTGAAGGGCATTTAAAACGAACGATTGAGATGGATGAGACGCGCTGGAAATAGTTCCCCGAATACAGCCTAAGGCTTTGTTTTCTAAAGCGTTTAATACCGTCTGATATTTACTGGCAAACGTAATAAATCCAACCCGAAAGCCCCAAACAAAATCTTCTTTAGTGGCTCCATCAACCTTGATCGCTAATATTCGAGGGTGGAGATCAGCAATTCGGGCAAACATGGATTCCTTAATGGAGTTTTCATAAAATAATCCGAAATAGGCGTCATCAGTAACAACCACTAAATTCATACCGAGCTGAGCAACTTCCCTCAGTACTTCTACAATCTCAGAGGCTTCCTGCTCACTGGGAGTATAACCAGTAGGGTTATTTGGGAAGTTAAGTAGTACGAGGGCTTTACCATGATCCTTTTGGGAAAGCAGAGCATCTTTTAAGCCTTTAGTATTAAAGGTTCCCTGCTCGGTATAAAAAGGATAGACGATGTTCTTAGCCCCTCTGCGAACTCCAAAAATAAGATTATAATTACCCCATAATTTATCAGGTAAAACTAGGGGATCGTTTTCATTTAGAAAAAGATCGGCAACAATGCTTAAACCATGGGTCAGAGCATTTGTGACAATGGGGTTACTGAAGCTTTTATCTTTTAGAGAAGGATTTTCATTTAGCATTTTTTTGCGCCAGAGCTGCCTTAACTCAGGTTTGCCTGCAGGGGGGGCATAGGGATACAGATTTTTAGGATCATAATCAGGTAATGTATCCTGAATTACAGGCAAGAACATCGGACGATTATGCTCGGTGGCAATTCCGATGGTTGCATCAAAACGATGAGCCTTTTGCTTCGCTTCTGCGGTTTGAGTCAAGATCCCTTTAGGAAAATATAAATTCTTGCCCAGGTCCGACAATAAGTCATAAACATGGGGATTTTCCTTTTGTATTTGGCTATTTAACTCTTGAGCAATTTCATTCATGAACTCTTCTCCCTTTCTTAAGCAGCCGATCAACTTACCTAAAGCAGGTAAACGGATTTATTTTAGACTGAAAAATCATGTATGAACTAAAATAAATTAATTTGGTTTGATACTCTTTCGGGAATCAGTTTTGAGGATATTATATTTAACCCATATTTTCGCGGCAAATCATGGATTTGCAGGTAACTAAATTCTACACTAAAATGTCGGTTTCCTCCACTAAAATCAAGGATAAAAATGAAAATGGCAATTTTTCTGTTTGCTTGATGCATTTCAAAAAATCGCATCTGCTTTCGCTTGTATAATCATTAAAGAAAGGCGTTGTCATCTCACAATATAATGGTGAAGTGACAACGCCCTTGGTTATTTGTCCCAGCTTTGGGTTTGCTCAGTAGGCTTTCACACACAGGCTCTGAAGAGATCCCATAAAGATATGATTTAAAGAAAGAAATAAAAGATTGCTATTTCAGTTTGCCTAAGGCAGTTTCAATTCGTTCTAAAGCCTTTTGGATATTTTCCACAGAATTGGCATAAGAGAATCGAAGGTATCCTTCACCATAAGAACCAAATGAAGTACCTCCTAAACAGGCGACCCCTGCATCGTTCAAGAGGTAGTCCGCAATTTCCTTACTGTTCCTGTTGAAAGATTTAAAGTTAGGGAAAACGTAAAAAGAACCTTCCGGCAACAGACAGCTTACTTTGGGGATCGAATTTAAACCATTTACCATAATATCGCGGCGTCGTTTAAACTCAGCTACCATCCGGTCGACATCTGTTTGGGGCCCGGTTAGTGCCTCTTTGCCTGCCATTTGTGTAAAAGCGGAAGTACAGGAATTTGAATTGACCATAAGCTGAGAAATCTTATCAGCAATCTCCTGGTGCATGACTCCGTAACCTAAACGCCAGCCTGTCATGGCATATGTTTTTGAGAATCCGTCAAGAATGATTGTCCAATCCTTCATGCCTGGTAAAGAGGCAATGGAAAGGGGATGTGTATTCCCATAGATGATTCGATCATAAATTTCATCGGATAAGACAAGGATTTCTTTGCCTCTCACTAAGTCGGCGATGGCTTCAACATCCTCATGGGTGAGAACTCCGCCTGTTGGATTGCCGGGGGAATTAATGATGAGCATTTTTGTTTTAGGTGTAATCAACTGTGCCAGTTCATTGACATCCAGACGAAATTGTTTTTCTTCCCTCAGGGGTATTGGGACAGGTTTTGCGCCGACAAATCGAATAACGGATTCATAAATCGGAAAGCCGGGATTTGGATAAATTACTTCATCATCGGGATTGACAGTTGCCAGAATGGAGAAAAACATAATGGGCTTTCCGCCGGGCACTATTACAACATTCTCGAATGAAGCTTCCACCTGTTTATGATTCCGGATATAACCGGCGATGGTTTCTCTTACTTCAGGTATACCTGGAGCAGGAGTATAGTGGGTATACCCTTTTGTTAAGGCAAAACAAGCCGCATCGATGATGTTTTTAGGTGTCTCAAAATTCGGTTCACCAATTTCCAAATGAACGATATCTTTCCCCTGAGCTTCAAGATTTTTGGCTCTAGCTAAAACTTCAAAAGCTGTTTCGGTACCTAACAAAGACATCCTCTCAGCAAATACGGATTTCATAACGATAGCTCCTTTACAATTGGTCTTTTATGTAGAGTTCCCTTTGGGAGTTTTACTTGGGCATACGTATCTATAAATTCTTTATTACTCACCCTGACTAAAGGGAATCATCGGTTTTGCTATGAAGTATAGTTTCCCCTTATTCGCAGGATTATGTTATTTGGCCTGAGCTTTGCCGCGCTTTCTTAAGAAACCATTTCGCAAACTCTATGTTAAGTGATTGCTTCCGTATACTTTTAAAACAATAGCTAACACTACCATAAATCAAAATGGACAGAATTGGAAGGGAAAAGATTTTGAAACTGCGAACATTTTTATTATTTAGCAGCTTGTCCTTAGTTTTGTTTGTAGGGATAACTCTCATATCGGCTCGACTTCCTTTTCCTATGCCGGAGCAGGCCGTTGCGGGTAAGCTTGTTTGGCAAAGACATAACTGCATTAGCTGCCATTCCCTGTTTGGCAATGGAGGATATGCCGGCGAAGACTTAACTCATATCACAGGCCAAGAGACTCCGTCCTTTCTCGTCAATTATCTTATCAAGCCGCCGGTGATTCCCCCCAACAAATACACTCATCACCCAGGGCTCGATAAAAGGGATGCCCAAAATCTAGTGTCCTATCTGGAGTTTGTTCACACTATACCAACGTTGGGGTGGCCACCGGAACCGAAAAAGGCGGGGAAGAACTCATGAAGCTGCTAAATTTCTTACCATTTGCCGGAAAGACTCATAAATCCGTGAACCGCAAACAGCAGTTTTTAGCTCAGAAAATCAGCCGCAGATATTGTTTAACGGCTGTAAGTTTATTTGCCCTGCAAAGTGTAGTGGCAGTGGCCGGTGCCTTAGATTTGGTGATGCCTGATTTACCGTCGCCCATTCCTTTTGAATTCGGCAGAGCAATTCATTTGGGTCTGGCTGATCTCTGGCCTCTCATTGGTACGATGGGGATGGTCTACTTTTTCATCACCGCTGAACTTAATCGAGAAATCTATTCTCCTCCTTTAGCGCGTTGGCAGTATTGGATTGTAGTGGTTTTCAGTTTGGCAATTTTTGCGAGTCTCTCTTTAAAGATAGGTAACGGGCGGGAATTTCTCGAAGGGTTGCCTGTTCTTTATTTAGGGATCTGCATATCCTTGGCGATAGCTTCTTATAACCTGGTTCGGACATTGTTAATCGATAAAAGGAATGTTACGCCGGCGGCAGCAGTGATGACCGTTGGGATAGTTTTTCTCTTGCTTTTAATGCTGCCAAATACGATTACTTATCATAATCCTATTACTGATGAAGCAACAAAGTTCTGGATTGTTCACCTATGGGAGGAGATGGCCTTCGAACTTACTTCTGCTGGTTTTATTGCCGGTTTTTATGTGGTTTCCGGCTTGGCAGATCGCAACAAAGTAGAACAGTGGCTCTATCTTGAGGCTTCATTAGCAGTTGTCGGCGGCTTATATGGAACTGGGCATCATTACTATTGGATTGGGTTTCCTGCGATCTGGTTAGTCCTTGGTTCATTAGTTAGTATCGTAGAAGTCATTCCCGTAGGGTTGTTAGTTCATATGACTTATAAGGGTTTAAAATCTAAAAATCTTAGAAGCAGGCGAGAAAAACTGACCCTTTGGCTGTTGCTTAGCAGTATCTTTTATCATATCACCGGCGCATCACTCTT is a window encoding:
- a CDS encoding pyridoxal phosphate-dependent aminotransferase; this translates as MKSVFAERMSLLGTETAFEVLARAKNLEAQGKDIVHLEIGEPNFETPKNIIDAACFALTKGYTHYTPAPGIPEVRETIAGYIRNHKQVEASFENVVIVPGGKPIMFFSILATVNPDDEVIYPNPGFPIYESVIRFVGAKPVPIPLREEKQFRLDVNELAQLITPKTKMLIINSPGNPTGGVLTHEDVEAIADLVRGKEILVLSDEIYDRIIYGNTHPLSIASLPGMKDWTIILDGFSKTYAMTGWRLGYGVMHQEIADKISQLMVNSNSCTSAFTQMAGKEALTGPQTDVDRMVAEFKRRRDIMVNGLNSIPKVSCLLPEGSFYVFPNFKSFNRNSKEIADYLLNDAGVACLGGTSFGSYGEGYLRFSYANSVENIQKALERIETALGKLK
- a CDS encoding aminotransferase class I/II-fold pyridoxal phosphate-dependent enzyme gives rise to the protein MNEIAQELNSQIQKENPHVYDLLSDLGKNLYFPKGILTQTAEAKQKAHRFDATIGIATEHNRPMFLPVIQDTLPDYDPKNLYPYAPPAGKPELRQLWRKKMLNENPSLKDKSFSNPIVTNALTHGLSIVADLFLNENDPLVLPDKLWGNYNLIFGVRRGAKNIVYPFYTEQGTFNTKGLKDALLSQKDHGKALVLLNFPNNPTGYTPSEQEASEIVEVLREVAQLGMNLVVVTDDAYFGLFYENSIKESMFARIADLHPRILAIKVDGATKEDFVWGFRVGFITFASKYQTVLNALENKALGCIRGTISSASHPSQSFVLNALQSSEFQAQRNEKFELLKNRAVQVKQILNLGIYNDAWDYYPFNSGYFMCLKLKQGVKAEALRLHLLDQYGVGVISLGESDVRVAFSCVEEQELKQLFDLIYQGFQDMKAQRL
- a CDS encoding universal stress protein is translated as MLTPEQIKKTGELVFEATLNDQKIANIHLIKKQTSGSPAKAILDEMKREFDLVVMGTRGHGVLTGTIIGSVTQRVLAHSHCPVLIINYRD
- a CDS encoding c-type cytochrome, which produces MKLRTFLLFSSLSLVLFVGITLISARLPFPMPEQAVAGKLVWQRHNCISCHSLFGNGGYAGEDLTHITGQETPSFLVNYLIKPPVIPPNKYTHHPGLDKRDAQNLVSYLEFVHTIPTLGWPPEPKKAGKNS
- a CDS encoding cbb3-type cytochrome c oxidase subunit I — translated: MKLLNFLPFAGKTHKSVNRKQQFLAQKISRRYCLTAVSLFALQSVVAVAGALDLVMPDLPSPIPFEFGRAIHLGLADLWPLIGTMGMVYFFITAELNREIYSPPLARWQYWIVVVFSLAIFASLSLKIGNGREFLEGLPVLYLGICISLAIASYNLVRTLLIDKRNVTPAAAVMTVGIVFLLLLMLPNTITYHNPITDEATKFWIVHLWEEMAFELTSAGFIAGFYVVSGLADRNKVEQWLYLEASLAVVGGLYGTGHHYYWIGFPAIWLVLGSLVSIVEVIPVGLLVHMTYKGLKSKNLRSRREKLTLWLLLSSIFYHITGASLLGLFITIPWVNLYMHGTYVTSGHAHLALFGSLGFVVLSGCYYILSWGSEPTNKGYKSGVLAVGLLNVGLVSMAVALLIAGSVETYLWRYLGMNFEKVRMLLNPYLMIRALGGGIFALGDLLLFWLFYKTWKQTKVKK